In Streptobacillus canis, the genomic window TATTTCTAGTTTTATTTTGTGTATCCATATTCCAATATGGAACATCTGTCAAAATAAAATCAAAACTTTCATTTTCTAATGTTTCTAAAATTTCTAATGAATCTCCACATAATGTTTGTAATTCTTTTATTTTCTCTAGTTCACATACTTTTTTGTATATTTCTATCCATTTTAAGTTTAAATCTATACCTAGTCCTTCTCTATTTATTAAAGCAGCCCCTAATAACGTTCCTCCTACCCCCATAAACGGGTCCAAAACTTTTTGATTTTCTTTTGTAAATATTTTAATTAAATCTGAACATAATTCGGGAGGTTTTTGTCCTCCATGTTCTGATCTTAATTTATGTTGTATATTTATAGAATAGTTTTTATTTATAACTGATTTAGTTGAGTATTTCCATTCAGAACCTGTTAAATTATTCAATTTATTTTTTAAACTACATAGATTATTTGCCATTTTCCTTTATCTAAAATATAGATTTCCACTATATTTTCTCCTTTCTTTTAAATTATAAATTACAAAATAATATTTTATAATTTATTTAAATTTATATAATTAAATCATTTTTCATATTCGAAAATTATATTTATTGATCTTTATACTTAATTACTATTTTCAATAACATTCTCTCTAAAATAAATATCAAACAAAATATATATTATCAAAATATATTGCTATAAAAAAGTATTTCTTTTCACTCATTATATCATATTTTTTAAATTATATTTATTATTTATAATAACTTTTTGAAACATTTGAATTAAAGAACAAAGATATAAGAAATATCATTATATATAAATTTATTAATTTTGTTTTATATCTAATTTTCTTATTATTTTATTTTTTAAAATTATTGTTAAAGTGTTCCAGATATCCATAATTATTGAAACATTCTTTCATTAGACTTATAATTTCATCTTTACTTTTACCATTTAAATCTGCTTCTAAATCATCTATAGAATGGGAATTAACGTCAAATAATTTTTTTGCACTTAAATCATACGCCAAAAATTCACTTATATCAATTGAATTAAATTTTGTAAAAGTTTCAATTATTCTTCTTATTGGATTAAGTAATATCCCCGCTTCAATATAGTCATTATTATATAAAAATTTCAATTCATACCATAAACTTTGATAACTTGTTTTAAAATCATCTTCATCCTTCTCTATAAATTTAATAGAAGTTAATTGATTTGTATTATAGAATCTAATAAATTTATTATCTTTATAATTACATCTAAATTTTACATTTAAATAAAAATGAATATTATGAGTCATTATTATTAAATTTTTATATTTCTCTTTTTCTTTACAAAATTTGTTTAATATTTGAATTATTAAATATTGCATAGTGTCATCATTTGAATTCATAGGGTCATCAAAAATGATAATTTTTTCTTTTACTTCATCTGTAATTTCATCAATTTTTTTCATAAAATATAAAAAAGCAATAATATTCTTTTCTCCTGTAGATAGTTCATTTATGGGCCTGATTTCAGAATTTCTTTTAGATTTTATTAAATAATGATTTTTAGTATCTTTTTCTTTTGATAATATCAGCTCAAAATTTACATATAATCTCAATAATTTATTTATTTCATTAACACATTTTTCCTCATTTATTGTTTTATTTCTCAAAATAGATATTTTTTTATTTTTAGTTAAAACATCTCCTCGATATTTATCAATTAAAATATTAATCTCTTTTATATTTAATTCTGTTATTTTAACTTTCTCCTTCAATTCATTTACTTGCTTCTTTTTCTCTTCATAGCCATATTCATTTATTTTTTT contains:
- a CDS encoding class I SAM-dependent methyltransferase, which gives rise to MANNLCSLKNKLNNLTGSEWKYSTKSVINKNYSINIQHKLRSEHGGQKPPELCSDLIKIFTKENQKVLDPFMGVGGTLLGAALINREGLGIDLNLKWIEIYKKVCELEKIKELQTLCGDSLEILETLENESFDFILTDVPYWNMDTQNKTRNKKIKQSKLSNFQNVTENQSKKEWLDLMKSILEKSVKKLKKGKYLAVFIGDMYRESEYHMLSGELAIKLSEISGLKMKANIIWQDNSKSLHIFGYPAAYVPSLIHQNILIFRKE